One Clostridium sp. CM027 genomic window carries:
- a CDS encoding CPBP family intramembrane glutamic endopeptidase, protein MKKVNRNLKIVAVSFVNIILAAFVWYVITLISRKFGLKLLENNFINYSGLEISILIGQYFVIKKYNNGRVSFDFIDMKFKQNSFKQLFIGIGIGTLMYFARVLILSVIKIVKFKGIGFMFYPTNEIIVAIISAFVTCAIVGFTEEILYRGIILKHLMQFKGKVVALIISSLIFTIFHTQYYQQFHALFVVFIMGILLGYLYIITESLYLPIGLHFVVDFYSFITGESNNFLLFDIKISNLVFSLYFDYVTIIVIIILILILAVYKFKHKKLSANT, encoded by the coding sequence ATGAAGAAGGTTAATAGAAATTTAAAAATCGTAGCAGTATCTTTTGTAAATATTATCTTAGCTGCATTTGTATGGTATGTAATAACACTTATTAGTAGAAAATTTGGGCTTAAATTGCTTGAAAATAATTTTATAAATTATAGTGGCTTAGAAATTAGTATATTAATCGGCCAGTATTTTGTTATTAAAAAGTACAATAATGGCAGAGTTAGTTTTGATTTTATTGACATGAAGTTTAAACAAAATAGTTTTAAACAGTTATTTATAGGTATTGGCATAGGAACGCTAATGTATTTCGCTAGGGTGTTGATTTTGAGTGTAATAAAAATTGTAAAATTCAAAGGTATAGGGTTTATGTTCTACCCTACAAATGAAATTATTGTAGCTATTATTAGTGCATTCGTGACTTGTGCAATAGTCGGTTTTACTGAAGAAATATTATATAGGGGTATTATTTTAAAGCATTTAATGCAATTTAAAGGGAAAGTCGTTGCTCTGATAATAAGCTCATTAATTTTCACAATATTTCATACGCAGTATTATCAACAATTTCATGCCCTATTTGTTGTGTTTATTATGGGAATTCTATTGGGGTATTTGTATATAATAACAGAATCTTTATATTTGCCTATAGGGTTACATTTCGTAGTAGATTTTTATAGTTTCATAACAGGTGAATCTAACAATTTTTTACTTTTCGATATAAAAATTAGTAACTTGGTTTTCAGTTTATATTTTGATTATGTAACAATTATTGTAATTATAATACTGATTTTAATTTTAGCAGTGTATAAATTTAAACATAAAAAATTAAGTGCCAATACTTAA
- a CDS encoding GNAT family N-acetyltransferase gives MGEIKSPYIRLRERLNKNDYEDIYALQGICLEMDRVKLKLEIDYKLSRAEGKIDTLSKINEFMYYDGDELIGYAGICNFGGAVLEVNGMVHPGYRRMGVFKRLFSLVKDEWRRGDATKMLLLSDNNSSSGQEFIKSTGASFDNSEYEMFLRNKLKQNTIAHDVVLRKTTNKDAKEIAVQDHIYSNVELKEEDICMFEEEEKCGAITYIAEINNKIIGKVRLEICDGVGGIYGFGVLPEYRGNGYGRDILLLSIEKLKEKNSKDIMLQVSVKNKNALNLYKSCGFEETYTMDYYEISK, from the coding sequence ATGGGTGAAATAAAAAGTCCCTATATAAGATTAAGAGAAAGATTAAATAAAAATGACTATGAAGATATATATGCTCTTCAAGGAATTTGTTTAGAAATGGATAGAGTAAAACTAAAATTAGAGATTGATTATAAGCTAAGCAGGGCAGAAGGAAAAATTGATACTTTAAGCAAAATTAATGAATTCATGTATTATGATGGAGATGAGCTTATAGGTTATGCTGGTATATGTAACTTTGGGGGAGCTGTACTAGAAGTAAATGGTATGGTGCACCCCGGGTATAGAAGAATGGGTGTATTTAAAAGGTTATTTTCTTTAGTTAAAGATGAATGGAGAAGAGGCGATGCAACAAAAATGCTTTTGCTAAGTGATAATAATTCTAGTTCTGGACAGGAATTTATTAAATCCACAGGTGCCAGCTTTGATAACTCTGAATATGAGATGTTTTTAAGAAATAAATTAAAACAAAATACAATAGCGCATGATGTAGTTTTAAGAAAAACTACAAATAAGGATGCAAAAGAAATTGCAGTGCAGGATCATATATATTCAAATGTGGAATTAAAAGAAGAGGATATTTGTATGTTTGAGGAAGAAGAAAAATGTGGCGCAATTACTTATATAGCAGAAATTAATAATAAAATCATAGGAAAAGTTCGTTTAGAAATATGTGATGGTGTAGGTGGTATTTATGGATTTGGTGTGCTTCCAGAATACCGTGGGAATGGTTATGGAAGAGACATTTTACTCTTATCAATAGAAAAATTGAAAGAGAAAAACTCAAAGGATATTATGCTCCAAGTGTCTGTAAAAAACAAAAATGCTTTAAATCTTTATAAATCTTGTGGCTTTGAAGAGACTTATACTATGGATTACTATGAAATAAGTAAGTAA
- a CDS encoding phosphoenolpyruvate hydrolase family protein, which translates to MNKMTRKEIIIKFKDEVKNGKILLGVGAGTGITAKSSEAGGADMLIIYNSGRYRMAGRGSLAGLLSYGDANQIVVEMGSEVLPVVKHTPVLAGVCGTDPFRVMEIYLKQLKDQGFNGVQNFPTVGLIDGVFRQNLEETGMGYGLEVEMIRTAHELDMLTTPYVFNPDQAKAMAAAGADILVAHMGLTTKGTIGAKTALTLDDCVKKIEAIIKAGREVNPDIMVICHGGPIAEPEDATYVIERTEGIDGFFGASSIERFAAEKGIKEQTVLFKSIAK; encoded by the coding sequence ATGAATAAAATGACGAGAAAAGAAATTATTATAAAGTTTAAGGATGAAGTTAAAAATGGAAAGATACTATTAGGAGTAGGAGCGGGTACAGGTATTACTGCTAAAAGCAGCGAAGCTGGCGGAGCTGATATGCTAATTATATATAATTCTGGAAGATATAGAATGGCAGGCCGCGGATCACTTGCAGGATTATTATCTTATGGTGATGCAAATCAAATTGTGGTTGAGATGGGTTCAGAAGTATTACCTGTTGTAAAACATACACCCGTTTTAGCGGGGGTATGTGGTACTGATCCTTTTAGAGTTATGGAAATATATTTAAAACAACTAAAGGATCAAGGGTTTAATGGAGTTCAAAATTTCCCAACAGTAGGTTTAATTGATGGCGTATTCAGACAAAATTTAGAGGAAACAGGTATGGGATATGGATTAGAAGTAGAAATGATTAGAACAGCACATGAATTAGACATGCTTACGACTCCTTATGTATTTAATCCAGATCAAGCAAAAGCTATGGCAGCAGCAGGAGCAGATATCTTAGTCGCACATATGGGTTTGACTACCAAAGGTACAATTGGAGCAAAAACAGCTCTTACATTAGATGATTGTGTTAAGAAGATTGAAGCTATTATTAAAGCGGGTAGAGAAGTTAATCCAGATATTATGGTAATTTGTCACGGTGGACCGATTGCAGAACCAGAAGATGCTACATACGTAATTGAAAGAACAGAAGGGATAGATGGTTTCTTTGGTGCATCAAGTATTGAAAGATTTGCAGCTGAGAAAGGTATTAAAGAACAGACAGTATTATTTAAATCGATAGCAAAATAA
- a CDS encoding CDP-alcohol phosphatidyltransferase family protein: protein MKTIANYISIARIFFSITLLVAKPLSIVFFAIYLVCGISDVFDGYIARKTDTASKLGEKLDSVADLIMVVILTIVLYPIINSIINSIINPTVQIIVWVVIIGIVRVVSMIVVFVKYKTFGILHTYGNKITGLVLFAFPLSLAFSQSDVLMYIICMVASAAAFEELFIHLLSNELQANKKSIFLK, encoded by the coding sequence GTGAAGACAATAGCAAATTATATATCAATTGCGAGAATATTTTTTTCCATTACATTGCTTGTGGCAAAACCATTAAGTATAGTGTTCTTCGCAATCTATCTCGTTTGTGGAATTAGCGATGTTTTTGATGGATACATAGCAAGAAAAACAGATACCGCAAGTAAATTGGGTGAAAAACTTGACTCTGTTGCAGATTTGATAATGGTTGTGATACTGACAATTGTGCTATATCCAATTATTAATTCAATTATTAATTCAATTATAAATCCAACAGTTCAAATCATTGTTTGGGTAGTTATCATCGGAATAGTTAGAGTAGTGTCAATGATAGTGGTGTTTGTAAAGTATAAAACATTTGGGATACTTCATACTTATGGGAATAAAATTACAGGGCTTGTGCTATTTGCATTCCCACTATCACTTGCTTTTTCCCAATCAGATGTGCTGATGTATATAATTTGTATGGTTGCAAGTGCCGCTGCTTTTGAAGAATTATTCATTCATCTATTATCAAATGAATTGCAAGCAAATAAGAAAAGTATATTCTTAAAATGA
- a CDS encoding GNAT family N-acetyltransferase codes for MGKVRLEICDGVGGIYGFGVLPEHRGNGYGRDILLSSIEKLKEKNSKNIMLQVSVKNKNALKKSCRKTFTDFTLSPRYNSKKDIKKWILYSKCMANGYSIRKCAELVGISIPTSFFWRYNF; via the coding sequence ATAGGAAAAGTTCGTTTAGAAATATGTGATGGTGTAGGAGGTATTTATGGATTTGGTGTGCTCCCAGAACACCGTGGGAATGGTTATGGGAGAGACATTTTACTCTCATCAATAGAAAAATTGAAAGAGAAAAACTCAAAGAATATTATGCTTCAAGTGTCTGTAAAAAACAAAAATGCTTTAAAAAAGTCCTGCCGAAAGACCTTTACCGACTTTACACTCTCACCACGTTATAACAGTAAAAAAGATATTAAGAAGTGGATACTATATTCAAAATGTATGGCAAATGGTTATTCTATAAGAAAATGTGCAGAGCTAGTTGGAATAAGCATACCTACATCATTCTTTTGGAGATATAATTTTTAG